The genomic region ACGGTCTCCGGCGGCCCGAAGTTGACCATGTCCAGCGCCCCCACCGAGACCACCTGGGGGATCCCCTTCCGGCCCGCCGCCTCCAACCGCTGGGGGCCCGCGTTGAGCACGCCGCCGACCAGCTCGTCGGCCCATTCGGTGGTGGTCACGTCCAGGACGGCCCCCACCAGCCCGTCGTCGACGAGCCCTTCCATGGCGCGACCGCCGCTCCCCGTGGCGTGGAAGACGAGCACCTCGTAACCGCGGCTCTCCAGGTACTCGCGGGCCGCGGTGACGCAGGGCGTGGTCACGCCGAACATCGTGGCGGCGATGAGCGGCTTCTCCCCCGCCCGGCCGCTCTCGCCTGCGGCTGCCCTCCCCGCCGCCATGCCGGCGACGGCGCGCGCGGCGTTGCCCAGGACGAGGCGGGAGAAGCGGTTGAGCCCGGAGATGTCGATGACCGAGTACATCAGGGTGACGTCCTTGACGCCGACGTAGGGCCGCGTGTCGCCCGACGCCATGGTGGAGACCAGCAGCTTGGGTACGCCCACCGGCAGCTGCTGCATGGCGGCGGCGCCGATGCTGCTTCCGGCGGAACCACCCAGGCAGAGGATGGCGTCGAGCCGCCCCTCGTCGTAAAGGCGGCGGACGGTGGCCGCGGCCGCCCGGGCCATGGCGGCCACCGCTGCCCCGCGGTCGCGCCGCCGGGCCAGCTCATCCGGGTCCACCCCCGCCGCACGCCCCACTTCCTGCCGCGGAATGTCCGGTTCGACGGCGGGGTCGGTCACCCCGGCGTCCACCAGCAGCGTGTCGAGCCCCTGCTCTCGGATCACGTCGCGGACGTAAGCCAGCTCCCGTCCTTTGGTGTCCAGCGTTCCCAGGACGACGACCGTCGGCATGGCACCACCTCCCGGTTCCGGCCGGAACCCGCGGGCAGACCGGCTCTCAGCAGCCGGGGCGGCAGGATTCCGTACCTGCCTGCACGCTACTTCGTCCTCGCCGCGGCGTCATCGGGCCGTCATCGGATCCGGGCGGCCCCCATGGCGCGCGTGGCGCCGGGCGACGGCGGGTGACGCGGGCCCTCGTTTCATCCATCGGCAGGGCGGGCCCACTCCCGCCGGAAATGCTCGGCGGGGTCGGCGGTTTCCGCCGTCCTTGGTCCGCGCTCCTCCTCCTTTCGCCACCCGACCAGATGTGGCGCATGGCTTGCGTCTCTGTGCAAGGCTTCCTGGGTTATGGATGTCTTTACTCGAGGGGGTCTCCCAGGGGGTCCGCCGGATTTTCACCCTGCGCGGCACCGTACCCGCGACAGGAAGCCCTCCCCCGCCGGGGAACGTCTCCTCCGGTCTTCCTCCGCGGACCCCCGCCGGTTTTCACTCGGCGGCACGCCGCGGGCCGGGCCGGAGCGCCCCGGGGAGTAAAGACATCTGGCATCTCGAATGGCTTGCCATGCTGCGATCGCTGCAGATCCTAGCGCTGCAGACGACGATTTTGCGCGACATAACCCGCACGGATGATCGGATTGCGCCGCCCCGCTCGAGCATCCGCGGAGGGAGCAGGGCAGCGCTCTTCGTGGGCCGAAACGAACGCCCGGAGCGGGCCGAAAGGGGTGCGAAGGCGTGCAAGCGGAGACGGGTCAGCACGCGGGCGAAGGCGAAGCCCGGCGGGAGCGGAGGCCGCTCCTCGCCCTCACCATGGGCGATCCGGCCGGCATCGGGCCGGAGATCTGCCTGGCCGCGGCGGCCGATCCGGAGCTGCGCGCCGTCGCCCGGCCGCTGGTGGTCGGCGACCTGGGCGTGCTGGAGCGGGCGCTGGCGGCGGCGGGCGGGCGGAGCCTGCCGGCCGGGCTGCGGCTGCGAGTGGTGGCGCGGCCGGCCGAGGCGCGCTTCGAGCCGGGAAGCGTCGACGTCCTCGACCTGGCCAACGTGGAGCGGGCGGGCTTCGCCTGGGGCGAGGTGCGGGCCGAGTACGGGAGGGCTTCCTGGGAGTATCTGGAGCGGGCGGCGCGGCTGGCGCTGGCGGGCGAGGTGGAGGCGGTGGTCACCGCCCCCATCCACAAGGAAGCCTGGCGCCTGGCGGGGATCGGCGCCATCGGCCACACCGAGGCGCTGCAGGCGCTGGCGGGCGGGGCGGAGAGCGTGACGCTCTTTGTGGTGCGGAACCTGCGCATCTTCTTCTACACGCGCCACCTCGCGCTGGAGGAGGCGATCCGGCGGATCCGCGAGGCGGGGCCGGAGGGGGTGGCGGGCTTCCTCGAGACGGTCGACCGGCTGCTGGGCGGGACGGGCCTGGCGCCGCGGCGGATCGCCGTGGCCGCGCTCAACCCGCACGCCGGCGAGAACGGCCTCCTGGGGCGCGAGGAGCTGGAGGTGATCGGGCCGGGGGTGGAGCTGGCGCGGCGGCGCGGCGTGGACGCCCACGGGCCGGTGCCGGCGGACGCGGTCTTCCACCAGGCGCTCCAGGGGCGCTGGGAGGCGGTGGTCTCGCTCACCCACGACCAGGGGCACATCGCCGCCAAGACGCTGGACTTCGAGCGGACGGTGAGCGTCACGCTGGGGCTGCCCTTCCTGCGCACCAGCGTCGACCACGGCACCGCCTTCGACATCGCCGGCCGCGGGCTGGCCAGCGCGGTCAGCATGAAGGAAGCGGTGCGGGTGGCGGCGGCGGGCGGGCTGCCGGGGGCGGCGTCGCGGGGAGCAGCGCACGAAGCGCCATCATGATGGCCGTTTCGACAGCATGGATGACGCAAGCGCCTCCCGGAGCGCCCCGCACGCTGCGCGCCGTCCGCCCGGCGGCCGCCCCCGCAGGAAGATCGCCACCATCGCCGAAGGTCGAAACCGACGTCACCCAGCCTGTGCAGGAGGCGAGGCGCGTGCCGGAACGCGGAGGCGGCGAGACGAGGGAGGGCGCCGCGGGGCGCGTGATGCAGATCCGCGTCGACTTCCTCCGCCCGTGGCGGAGGGCCGGGCAGAAGCCGGCGGTCTGGCGCCGGCTCCTGGTGCCCGCCGGGATCTCGTTGTCCGAACTCCACCACGTCCTGCGCATCGCCCTCGGCTGGCGCGAGATCGGCGGCTACGGCTTCGCCACGGCCGGCGCCAGCTACGTCGGGTGGGTGGAGTCCGCGTACAAGCTTTTCGCCGCACCCCGGCGGAGCGCCCGGCGTCATCGTGCGGAGCAACTCTTCGCCGAGGAGGGCGACGAGGTCAGCTACCTGCAGTACCTCGACTCCTACGTGCCAGGCGCCTCCGCGGCCGGCCTGACGGCGGAGCGTCGCTCGCTGCTGCGCCGCTACGCCGATCCATCGGACGGGCGCCCGGAGGCGGGCGCAACGGCCGAGGCGGAGGATGACGAGACCCGCCTGGTCGCGGAGACGGTCTTCGGCTTCGCCCTGCGTCCGCACCGCCTCCGCCTGGAGGCGTGGCTTCCTCGCGAGGAAGGGGTGACGTACCCGCTCTGCACCGGCGGCTCGGGGCAGGTGCCGGACCCTGACCCGGCCTGCACCGGCGCCTTCCGGACGCGGCGGGTCAGCGCGCTGCTTCAGGGCGGGTACGAGCGGAGGCGCGCGGAGGAGCGTTGGCGGACGCGCCTGCTGCGCGCCGCCTACTTCCTGGCTCCCGGCGAGGAAGCGCAGACGGCCATCCCCTGTCCGCGCGCCGCGGAGGACCGCCGCTGCACCGGCCGGTTGCGCGTGCGGCG from Bacillota bacterium harbors:
- the pdxA gene encoding 4-hydroxythreonine-4-phosphate dehydrogenase PdxA, whose protein sequence is MGDPAGIGPEICLAAAADPELRAVARPLVVGDLGVLERALAAAGGRSLPAGLRLRVVARPAEARFEPGSVDVLDLANVERAGFAWGEVRAEYGRASWEYLERAARLALAGEVEAVVTAPIHKEAWRLAGIGAIGHTEALQALAGGAESVTLFVVRNLRIFFYTRHLALEEAIRRIREAGPEGVAGFLETVDRLLGGTGLAPRRIAVAALNPHAGENGLLGREELEVIGPGVELARRRGVDAHGPVPADAVFHQALQGRWEAVVSLTHDQGHIAAKTLDFERTVSVTLGLPFLRTSVDHGTAFDIAGRGLASAVSMKEAVRVAAAGGLPGAASRGAAHEAPS
- a CDS encoding Tm-1-like ATP-binding domain-containing protein, whose product is MPTVVVLGTLDTKGRELAYVRDVIREQGLDTLLVDAGVTDPAVEPDIPRQEVGRAAGVDPDELARRRDRGAAVAAMARAAAATVRRLYDEGRLDAILCLGGSAGSSIGAAAMQQLPVGVPKLLVSTMASGDTRPYVGVKDVTLMYSVIDISGLNRFSRLVLGNAARAVAGMAAGRAAAGESGRAGEKPLIAATMFGVTTPCVTAAREYLESRGYEVLVFHATGSGGRAMEGLVDDGLVGAVLDVTTTEWADELVGGVLNAGPQRLEAAGRKGIPQVVSVGALDMVNFGPPETVPEKFRGRRFYPHNPTVTLMRTTPEECAELGRILAEKLNRATGPTKVFLPLRGLSMIDADGQPFWDPEADRALFDALRRHLRPEIERVELDLHINDPEFALAMARALESMLTPSPAG